A window of the Radiobacillus deserti genome harbors these coding sequences:
- a CDS encoding ROK family protein, which yields MNRYMAFDIGGTFVKYGVVTEQAEILKQSKTPTPKDLHSLVDLISNITKEYPEERIEGVAVSAPGAVSESGIIYGFSALPYIHGPNVKELLEEKTGYPVFMENDANAAGYAEIWNGAGKGMKDVLLVILGTGVGGAVFKDGVIHKGANLHGGEFGYMLVDGKRTWSDTAATASLLRRVAKKKQVDAETLSGEGIFEQAEQGDQDCQEAIEDFYHMIALGIYNLQYMYDPEVILLGGGISAREDLVAQVNRRVEQIMKEVEIAKIKPNVEVCQHRQNANLLGAVYGFINHR from the coding sequence TTGAACAGATATATGGCATTTGATATTGGTGGTACTTTTGTTAAGTACGGTGTGGTGACGGAACAGGCGGAAATATTGAAGCAAAGTAAAACTCCAACGCCAAAGGATCTGCATTCCTTAGTCGACTTAATTTCAAACATAACGAAAGAATACCCCGAGGAACGTATAGAAGGGGTAGCTGTAAGTGCACCAGGTGCAGTTTCTGAATCTGGTATCATATACGGGTTTAGTGCATTACCTTACATACATGGACCGAATGTGAAGGAGCTTTTGGAAGAGAAAACGGGATATCCTGTCTTTATGGAGAACGATGCGAATGCAGCTGGATACGCAGAAATATGGAATGGAGCCGGTAAAGGAATGAAGGATGTACTTCTTGTCATTCTTGGAACCGGAGTTGGAGGGGCGGTCTTTAAAGACGGTGTCATCCATAAAGGTGCTAATCTCCATGGTGGAGAATTTGGCTATATGTTAGTCGATGGGAAACGTACATGGAGTGATACGGCGGCTACTGCATCGTTATTAAGAAGAGTAGCGAAGAAGAAACAGGTAGATGCAGAAACATTATCGGGTGAAGGGATTTTTGAACAAGCTGAACAAGGAGACCAGGACTGCCAGGAAGCAATCGAAGATTTCTATCATATGATTGCACTTGGAATCTACAATCTTCAATATATGTATGATCCCGAGGTGATATTGCTTGGCGGTGGTATTAGTGCAAGAGAAGATTTAGTCGCTCAGGTGAACCGACGAGTAGAACAAATTATGAAAGAAGTAGAAATTGCTAAAATAAAACCGAATGTAGAAGTTTGTCAGCATAGACAAAATGCGAATTTACTAGGTGCTGTTTACGGATTTATCAATCACCGTTAA